In Paenibacillus sp. 1781tsa1, one DNA window encodes the following:
- a CDS encoding flavin reductase family protein has protein sequence MYSLDPREITGRDNYKLMSGSVVPRPIAFVTTRSDENDVINAAPFSFFNVVSSDPPLLSISVARKDGMMKDTARNVLAHKELVVHICDEAIIAEVNETAAILEPHESELERTKLTTVPSTKVAVPGIKEALIRMECELYQHIPITNDDGKPMSDLLLVRIVQYHFREEVYNPDKGYILMDHLKPVSRLAGNDYAKLGERFTIIRPE, from the coding sequence ATGTATTCATTGGATCCACGTGAAATAACGGGAAGAGACAACTATAAACTGATGAGTGGTTCGGTGGTACCACGTCCTATTGCTTTTGTGACGACACGTTCAGATGAGAATGATGTGATCAATGCAGCGCCTTTCAGTTTCTTCAATGTGGTTAGTTCGGACCCACCGCTGTTATCCATATCCGTTGCACGTAAAGACGGCATGATGAAAGATACTGCACGTAATGTACTTGCTCATAAAGAGCTGGTCGTGCATATATGTGATGAAGCAATCATAGCAGAAGTAAATGAGACAGCAGCTATCCTTGAACCCCATGAAAGTGAGCTTGAGCGGACGAAACTGACTACAGTGCCAAGTACAAAGGTCGCCGTGCCAGGAATAAAGGAAGCACTAATTCGGATGGAGTGTGAGCTGTATCAGCACATTCCCATTACCAACGATGATGGCAAACCGATGAGTGATCTGTTGCTGGTACGCATAGTGCAGTATCATTTCAGAGAAGAGGTCTATAATCCGGACAAGGGGTACATCCTGATGGATCATTTGAAACCAGTCAGCCGACTTGCGGGTAATGATTATGCCAAGCTCGGAGAGAGATTCACCATAATTCGGCCTGAATAG
- a CDS encoding type III polyketide synthase, which produces MNQLEETTGASIMGIGTAWPAHRIEQKDVSARLAQALEHEPDARRWAKRIFNQCGVETRYTCEPNLLEPVDSCRYLPFTSREEVPTTSERMGKYKAAAVPLGLEAAEQALQDADVSSSEITHLITVSCTGQFLPGLDVRLIQQLELSPQINRIPLVFQGCAAGLKAIQLANSIVTTDQKATVLIVCVELCTLHFQPSAKRDDLYAASFFGDGASACVIGASGTDRNECFRLGRGYSTLLPDCTEEMIWEVGNTGFDLYLSPQIPKLLGLHLGPEVERLLEGGSLPEIWAIHPGGRGIVDAVQKLYQLTDEQVSYSRNILRDYGNLSSVTILFVLQAIREDYRQKEDHSSGIALAFGPGLTAELLPFTYIPVPMANRTPVKHGIH; this is translated from the coding sequence ATGAATCAGCTTGAGGAAACTACAGGGGCAAGTATTATGGGTATAGGAACGGCGTGGCCAGCCCACCGTATTGAGCAAAAGGATGTGTCTGCCCGTCTCGCACAGGCGCTGGAGCATGAGCCGGATGCGAGAAGATGGGCGAAACGAATCTTTAATCAGTGCGGTGTAGAGACTCGGTATACGTGTGAACCGAATCTGCTTGAGCCTGTGGATTCTTGCCGATATTTACCTTTCACTAGTAGGGAGGAAGTTCCGACTACATCCGAGCGTATGGGCAAATACAAAGCTGCTGCTGTTCCCCTTGGTCTGGAGGCGGCCGAACAGGCGCTTCAGGATGCAGACGTATCCTCCTCGGAAATTACACATCTCATTACGGTGAGTTGCACGGGGCAATTCCTGCCCGGACTTGATGTTCGGCTGATCCAGCAGCTTGAACTGTCACCGCAGATCAACCGGATTCCCCTGGTGTTTCAAGGATGTGCAGCGGGTCTGAAGGCGATACAACTGGCGAATTCCATTGTAACGACAGATCAGAAGGCTACGGTTCTCATTGTGTGTGTGGAGCTGTGCACTCTTCATTTTCAGCCATCTGCCAAACGGGACGACCTGTATGCTGCATCGTTCTTTGGTGATGGTGCCTCTGCCTGTGTTATTGGTGCGTCTGGGACAGACCGCAATGAATGTTTTCGACTAGGCCGTGGATACTCAACGCTGCTCCCGGATTGTACAGAAGAAATGATCTGGGAAGTGGGCAATACAGGCTTTGACCTCTACCTGTCACCACAGATTCCGAAGCTGCTTGGTTTGCATCTCGGGCCAGAGGTTGAGCGGCTGCTTGAAGGGGGCAGTCTACCTGAAATATGGGCGATCCATCCGGGAGGCAGAGGCATCGTGGATGCCGTTCAGAAGTTGTATCAGTTGACAGATGAGCAGGTCTCATACAGTCGTAACATCCTGCGGGATTATGGCAACCTATCGTCTGTGACGATTCTCTTTGTACTTCAAGCCATCCGCGAGGATTACAGACAGAAAGAAGATCATTCGAGTGGAATAGCGCTTGCCTTTGGACCTGGACTGACCGCAGAATTACTTCCTTTTACATACATTCCTGTCCCCATGGCGAACAGAACGCCTGTTAAGCATGGCATCCATTAG
- a CDS encoding prolyl oligopeptidase family serine peptidase: MLIYCRGGLGSYGGVNTVWLEQFVHKGYIVFAPSYRGNEGGEGRDEYGGKDVEDVHAAYRLMQRLPFADSTRISLMGFSRGAINAVHTATAYNEGPDKVHKLVLWSGVSDVERTYQERTDLRRTLKRVLGGSPRAAPEAYLARSPLSKANKLSCPVLIMHGTSDTQVNYSHGTRMYHWLKRRGANVTFHAYGGQDHHFHEKIHESAVNNMFDWLAAP; encoded by the coding sequence GTGCTGATCTATTGTCGCGGCGGACTTGGCAGCTATGGCGGGGTAAATACCGTTTGGCTTGAGCAGTTTGTACACAAAGGTTATATTGTGTTCGCCCCATCCTATCGTGGCAACGAAGGTGGTGAAGGTCGTGACGAGTATGGCGGGAAAGATGTCGAAGATGTGCATGCCGCATACCGGTTGATGCAGCGTTTACCTTTTGCCGACTCGACTCGAATATCGTTAATGGGGTTCTCCCGTGGGGCCATAAATGCTGTACATACGGCAACTGCCTACAATGAGGGACCAGATAAAGTACATAAATTGGTTCTTTGGAGTGGTGTTTCCGATGTGGAACGCACTTACCAGGAGCGAACCGACCTGAGGCGCACATTGAAACGGGTCCTAGGTGGTTCCCCACGCGCAGCTCCGGAAGCTTATCTCGCCCGTTCTCCCTTATCCAAAGCGAACAAACTGTCTTGTCCGGTGCTGATCATGCATGGTACATCAGATACACAGGTGAATTATAGCCACGGAACCCGAATGTATCATTGGCTTAAGCGCCGAGGTGCAAACGTCACATTCCACGCTTATGGCGGGCAGGATCATCATTTTCACGAGAAAATACATGAGTCAGCGGTAAACAATATGTTTGATTGGCTCGCTGCACCTTAG
- a CDS encoding GTP pyrophosphokinase family protein, with translation MNAPHPIDQFKKFKYEITRFMMIYKFALDQMETKIEVLKEEFQSLHDYSPIEHTKSRLKSPESIMNKMFRKNHELTFESIKQNIKDIAGVRITCSFISDIYRIKDMLCNQSDLRVLEVKDYIENPKPNGYQSLHLLVEVPVYMSNGEERACVEIQIRTIAMDFWASLEHKIFYKYNKDVPEHLTRELKSAADSANALDQQMERLHREIQEIKDAENERDEEELRRIIINNQQFTLPSNLLKLLGSGE, from the coding sequence ATGAACGCTCCACATCCAATCGATCAATTCAAGAAATTTAAATATGAAATTACGAGATTTATGATGATCTATAAATTTGCTCTGGATCAAATGGAGACCAAGATTGAAGTATTGAAGGAAGAATTCCAGTCTCTGCATGATTACAGTCCAATTGAGCATACAAAGTCCAGACTGAAATCTCCTGAGAGCATTATGAACAAGATGTTCCGTAAAAATCATGAGTTAACGTTTGAGAGCATCAAGCAAAATATCAAGGATATCGCCGGGGTACGGATTACATGTTCCTTTATCTCGGACATCTATCGCATTAAGGATATGCTGTGCAACCAGAGTGATCTGCGTGTACTGGAGGTCAAAGACTACATCGAGAATCCGAAGCCAAATGGCTATCAGAGCCTTCACCTTCTGGTGGAAGTGCCTGTATACATGTCCAATGGCGAGGAACGAGCATGTGTGGAGATTCAGATCCGTACAATTGCGATGGATTTCTGGGCGAGTCTGGAGCATAAGATTTTTTATAAATACAATAAGGATGTTCCCGAGCATTTGACGAGAGAGTTAAAGAGTGCGGCAGATTCTGCAAATGCGCTGGATCAACAGATGGAACGACTTCACCGGGAAATTCAGGAGATTAAAGACGCTGAGAACGAACGGGATGAAGAAGAACTGCGCCGTATCATTATTAACAACCAACAGTTCACACTGCCGTCCAACCTGCTCAAGCTGCTGGGAAGCGGGGAGTAG
- a CDS encoding multidrug effflux MFS transporter has protein sequence MKSTIASLNTNSTSRVRMALILGTLSAFGPLSLDMYLPALPTLADEFGSSTSYAQLSLTACMIGLAVGQLLAGPLSDVRGRRTPLIAGLVLYTIASILCLVSPTMGSFVVLRFIQGVAGAAGIVISRAIVRDVYSGPELTRFFSLLMLINGVAPIAAPIIGGQLLTYTSWRGVFILLSLIGILTLLAVIFGLGETLPSNRRSSGGLKQTLITFRQIAGDRQFMGYALTQGFVAAGMFAYISGSPFVLQKIYGVSPQMFSMCFAINGLGIILASQVAGRLAGKVSETRLLIAGLLTAALGGTSLLIAILAEGNLISVLIPLFLVVSSVGLVNTASFALAMANQEKSAGSASALIGVMTFLFGGIVAPLVGLGGEGTAVPMGIVIACADLGALVIYFLMVSRGRKRQALS, from the coding sequence ATGAAAAGTACTATAGCTTCATTGAACACGAATTCCACATCCCGTGTACGGATGGCTTTAATTCTGGGGACGCTGTCGGCCTTCGGGCCGTTGTCCCTGGATATGTATTTACCCGCATTACCCACGCTGGCTGATGAGTTCGGTTCATCGACCTCATATGCTCAACTCAGTCTGACGGCGTGTATGATTGGACTTGCGGTGGGGCAGCTGCTTGCCGGACCTCTAAGTGATGTACGTGGTCGGCGAACACCGCTCATTGCAGGACTTGTGCTCTATACTATAGCTTCCATACTCTGCCTGGTCAGCCCTACGATGGGCTCTTTTGTTGTGCTACGGTTCATTCAGGGTGTAGCCGGAGCGGCAGGGATCGTCATCTCACGGGCAATCGTCAGAGACGTATATTCGGGCCCGGAACTGACACGGTTCTTCTCCCTGTTAATGCTGATTAACGGCGTAGCCCCGATTGCAGCACCGATCATTGGTGGACAATTGTTGACATATACGTCATGGCGGGGCGTATTTATTTTGCTTAGCCTCATCGGTATCCTGACACTGTTGGCTGTTATTTTCGGTCTTGGAGAGACATTGCCCTCCAACCGCAGATCAAGCGGGGGATTGAAACAGACGTTGATTACGTTTCGCCAAATCGCAGGCGATCGTCAGTTTATGGGTTATGCGTTGACTCAGGGTTTCGTAGCGGCTGGCATGTTTGCCTACATATCCGGTTCACCGTTTGTGCTTCAGAAAATATACGGGGTATCCCCGCAAATGTTTAGTATGTGTTTTGCCATAAACGGGCTTGGTATTATTCTGGCCAGTCAGGTTGCCGGCAGACTTGCAGGTAAGGTATCTGAAACCCGCCTGTTAATCGCGGGGCTGTTAACCGCGGCGCTGGGAGGAACATCACTGCTCATCGCCATTCTGGCTGAAGGTAATCTAATCTCTGTACTGATTCCATTATTTTTGGTGGTATCCAGTGTCGGGCTGGTCAATACTGCGTCCTTCGCCCTGGCAATGGCCAATCAGGAGAAGTCTGCAGGCAGTGCGTCTGCGCTTATTGGTGTGATGACGTTCCTGTTCGGTGGTATCGTTGCTCCACTCGTAGGTCTCGGAGGAGAAGGCACAGCAGTGCCAATGGGAATCGTTATCGCGTGTGCTGACCTCGGTGCTTTGGTGATTTACTTCCTAATGGTCAGTAGGGGCAGGAAGCGTCAGGCGTTGAGTTAA
- a CDS encoding iron-hydroxamate ABC transporter substrate-binding protein: MITLLITVMVMSIWLAACGAKPAENDTTTETETQTEAATERTLTDAMGHKVTIPANPERVIASYLEDNLVTLGVKPVAQWSVANGIQEYLQKDLNGIPTIAFDLPFEAVTSFNPDLIIIGSQSMVEGEKYEQYSKIAPTYVLGDEINSDWRKTLLKIGEVLNKSAEAQKALDDYEVKATEIKEKINNVTGGTKSAAAIWLVSGKFFIVSDNVSSGEVMYKELGLQEPEVVKEISANATGNWSSISLEKLAEMDVDYLFFVNSDEGTGAEALKDPVWQSIPAVKNGNLFEFTRSSSWLYSGVQANLQIMEDIQNSIVK, translated from the coding sequence ATGATTACACTTTTGATTACGGTGATGGTCATGTCCATCTGGTTAGCAGCATGTGGAGCGAAGCCGGCAGAGAACGACACAACAACCGAGACAGAAACGCAAACAGAAGCGGCTACAGAGCGCACTTTAACAGATGCTATGGGACACAAAGTAACCATCCCCGCTAACCCGGAGCGTGTCATCGCGTCTTATCTGGAAGACAATCTGGTAACACTAGGTGTTAAGCCAGTTGCCCAGTGGTCGGTAGCCAACGGAATTCAGGAATATCTGCAAAAAGATCTGAATGGTATCCCGACGATTGCTTTTGATCTGCCTTTTGAAGCGGTAACAAGCTTTAACCCGGATCTGATTATTATTGGTTCTCAAAGTATGGTTGAAGGAGAAAAATACGAACAGTATAGTAAGATTGCACCTACCTATGTACTTGGTGATGAGATCAATAGTGACTGGCGCAAAACACTGTTAAAAATCGGGGAAGTATTGAATAAGAGTGCTGAAGCCCAAAAAGCGCTGGATGATTACGAAGTTAAAGCTACAGAAATCAAGGAAAAGATCAACAACGTTACAGGTGGAACAAAATCAGCAGCGGCCATTTGGTTGGTTAGCGGCAAGTTCTTTATTGTAAGTGACAATGTATCAAGTGGAGAAGTAATGTACAAAGAGCTTGGACTTCAAGAGCCTGAAGTTGTAAAAGAAATCTCTGCCAATGCAACAGGTAACTGGTCATCCATCTCTTTGGAGAAGCTGGCGGAAATGGATGTCGACTACTTGTTCTTTGTGAATAGTGATGAAGGTACTGGGGCGGAAGCACTGAAAGATCCAGTGTGGCAAAGTATCCCGGCTGTGAAAAATGGCAACTTGTTTGAATTCACTAGGTCCAGCAGCTGGTTGTACAGTGGAGTTCAAGCGAACCTCCAAATTATGGAGGACATTCAGAACAGCATTGTTAAATAA